A window of the Desulfurobacterium atlanticum genome harbors these coding sequences:
- a CDS encoding HypC/HybG/HupF family hydrogenase formation chaperone, whose protein sequence is MCVGVPMKIVEINYPMAVAEAKGVKRNINLMLIPEDEIKVGDYVMVHVGSAIEVISEQAAAEIWEALDEVLALMEGEEDSKDA, encoded by the coding sequence ATGTGTGTTGGTGTTCCGATGAAAATAGTTGAGATAAATTATCCGATGGCGGTTGCAGAAGCTAAAGGGGTTAAGAGAAATATAAATCTTATGCTTATACCTGAAGATGAGATAAAGGTTGGTGATTATGTTATGGTGCATGTGGGAAGTGCTATTGAAGTTATAAGTGAGCAGGCAGCGGCGGAAATATGGGAAGCTCTTGATGAGGTTCTTGCACTGATGGAAGGGGAAGAGGATTCTAAAGATGCATGA
- a CDS encoding nickel-dependent hydrogenase large subunit, which yields MAKRVVIDPITRIEGHLRIEVEVKDGRVVDAYSSAQMWRGIENIIKGRKADDAWMFAQRTCGVCTTVHAMASVRSVENALRLEIPYNAQMVRNLIIASHSLQDHIVHFYHLTALDWVDIVSALKADPKKAAAIAETYQDWKLNGASVFKAVQEKLKKFVASGQLGPFASGYWGHPAMKLPPEVNLIAVTHYLQALDYQRKACQAVAILGGKNPHIQNLAVGGVSTAINPDNVATLNMERLYYIKQLLEEIRDFVQNCYFPDCMAISAFYKEWLNYGKTGEYYLSVPELPQDTKGEVFDIPGGTVINGQVKQIKSFYDPYFINNVAENITHAWYDGDWTRHPWEEETVPKYTGFKADGTVDEKGKYSWSKTPVFKVGNDYVPMEVGPLSMILVGYLTGHKLTRKWTDKALNMISSIAKTEVTIENLKSTAGRNIARAIRAAMMADLALKQWEQLVDNIGRGDLEIFNPPSYPKGEIRGCGFHEAPRGVLSHWSVVHNGGIMKNYQEVVPSTWNAGPRDSKGRRCPYESALIGNPVAEPEKPLEVLRTVHSFDPCIACAVHMIDPEGKEIVKVKAL from the coding sequence ATGGCAAAAAGAGTTGTGATTGACCCGATTACAAGGATAGAGGGTCACTTGAGAATAGAAGTAGAAGTTAAAGACGGGCGAGTTGTTGATGCTTACTCTTCTGCTCAGATGTGGAGAGGTATTGAAAATATTATAAAGGGAAGAAAGGCGGATGATGCGTGGATGTTTGCCCAGAGAACCTGTGGTGTTTGTACAACAGTTCACGCTATGGCTTCTGTAAGGTCTGTTGAAAATGCACTTAGACTGGAAATTCCTTACAACGCTCAGATGGTTAGAAACCTTATTATCGCTTCCCACTCATTACAGGACCATATAGTTCATTTCTACCATCTGACAGCACTTGATTGGGTTGATATAGTTTCAGCTTTAAAAGCTGACCCGAAAAAAGCTGCTGCTATTGCTGAAACCTATCAAGACTGGAAACTTAACGGTGCATCTGTATTTAAAGCTGTTCAGGAAAAGCTTAAAAAGTTTGTAGCTTCCGGTCAGCTTGGTCCGTTTGCAAGCGGATACTGGGGACATCCTGCGATGAAACTTCCTCCAGAAGTTAATCTTATTGCGGTTACTCACTATCTCCAGGCTCTTGATTATCAGAGAAAAGCTTGCCAGGCTGTTGCTATACTTGGTGGTAAAAACCCACACATTCAGAACCTTGCTGTTGGTGGTGTTTCTACTGCTATCAATCCTGATAACGTTGCCACACTTAACATGGAAAGACTTTACTATATCAAGCAACTTCTTGAAGAGATAAGGGACTTTGTTCAAAACTGTTACTTCCCAGACTGTATGGCTATTTCTGCTTTCTATAAAGAGTGGCTTAACTACGGTAAAACAGGGGAATACTATCTTTCTGTTCCTGAGCTTCCACAGGATACAAAAGGCGAGGTGTTTGATATTCCTGGTGGAACTGTTATTAACGGTCAGGTTAAACAGATTAAGAGCTTCTATGATCCGTACTTTATTAACAATGTTGCTGAGAATATTACTCATGCGTGGTATGATGGAGATTGGACAAGGCATCCTTGGGAAGAGGAAACAGTGCCAAAATACACAGGATTTAAAGCTGATGGCACAGTAGATGAGAAAGGTAAATATTCATGGTCAAAGACACCTGTATTTAAGGTTGGTAACGACTATGTTCCGATGGAAGTAGGTCCTCTCTCAATGATTCTTGTTGGGTACCTTACAGGGCATAAATTAACAAGAAAATGGACTGACAAAGCCCTTAATATGATAAGCAGCATTGCTAAAACAGAAGTTACTATTGAGAATCTCAAGTCAACAGCAGGTAGAAATATCGCAAGGGCTATCAGGGCTGCAATGATGGCAGACCTTGCACTTAAGCAGTGGGAGCAGCTTGTTGATAATATTGGAAGGGGAGACCTTGAAATATTCAATCCACCTTCCTATCCAAAAGGTGAAATCAGAGGTTGCGGATTCCATGAAGCACCTCGTGGTGTTCTTTCTCACTGGTCTGTTGTTCACAACGGTGGCATAATGAAAAACTATCAGGAAGTTGTTCCTTCTACCTGGAACGCAGGTCCAAGGGACAGCAAAGGACGCAGATGTCCTTATGAGTCTGCACTTATTGGTAATCCTGTTGCCGAACCTGAGAAACCTCTTGAAGTTTTAAGAACAGTTCACTCTTTTGACCCATGTATCGCGTGTGCTGTTCACATGATTGACCCTGAAGGTAAAGAGATAGTTAAAGTTAAAGCTCTGTAA
- the hypA gene encoding hydrogenase maturation nickel metallochaperone HypA yields MHETSLVIGMLEKITEIAEKENAKKVLKVKVKIGKLSGVVIDSFKFAFDTMKREFPFTENAVLEIVEVPAVYRCFDCGKEFETETAYFPECPYCKSFNITIVSGEELQIVDLEIDV; encoded by the coding sequence ATGCATGAAACATCCCTTGTTATAGGAATGCTTGAAAAGATTACAGAGATTGCAGAGAAAGAAAACGCAAAGAAGGTTTTAAAAGTGAAAGTGAAAATAGGTAAGCTTTCTGGTGTTGTTATTGATTCGTTTAAGTTTGCATTTGATACAATGAAAAGAGAGTTTCCTTTTACAGAAAATGCAGTTCTTGAGATAGTTGAAGTTCCTGCAGTTTATAGATGTTTTGATTGCGGTAAGGAGTTTGAAACTGAAACTGCCTATTTTCCGGAGTGTCCTTATTGTAAATCTTTTAATATTACAATCGTATCTGGCGAGGAACTGCAAATTGTTGACCTTGAAATAGATGTTTAG
- a CDS encoding ABC transporter substrate-binding protein, translated as MVKKRFLAAALPLVMLSTAVAGTKKDTMVIGTLDKWKVLDPAKAYDVMSCNLMQNTLIGLYGYKPGSTVPEPVLAKSVDISKDGKTYIFHLKKGIKFTNGEEITAYTVKRAWDRVFKLKGDPAFLLTDVVKSYKAKDKYTFEVKLNYPFSPFLSVTAFTVAYPVPSVFPENSFFKGDKYPASGPLMIKKIKRDRYIYLTKNPKYFDYKDVKAKKILIRQYQNAQTIRLALEKGDIDMSGSLTTLDIKDFMTNPELKEKFNVYVSPSFVISYIVFNTKKKPFDNPKVRKAIAYLINRDEIRKFAYNNILREDLYSLIPKNMWGYRPVFNKKPDVQKALKLLAEAGYTKEHPLKINYWYPAGHYGTDVEKEAQIIKSQLEKTGVIKVTIKTTEWPTYLDYMTKGILGMFRLGWAPDYIDPDDYIYPFLHSKADASLGSFYKNPEVDKLIEKARSESDKKKREELYAKIQEYLWKDAPYIPLHQTESAIVANKKVKGVTNDPIYPRYYLLHK; from the coding sequence ATGGTGAAAAAGAGATTTTTAGCAGCTGCGTTGCCTTTAGTAATGCTTTCCACTGCCGTTGCAGGGACAAAGAAGGATACGATGGTGATAGGAACCCTTGATAAGTGGAAGGTTCTTGACCCTGCAAAAGCCTATGATGTTATGAGTTGTAACCTTATGCAGAACACACTAATAGGGTTATACGGTTATAAGCCTGGCTCAACAGTTCCAGAACCGGTTCTTGCAAAGTCTGTGGATATTTCAAAAGATGGAAAAACTTACATTTTCCATCTGAAAAAGGGGATAAAGTTTACAAACGGAGAAGAGATTACAGCATATACGGTGAAAAGGGCGTGGGACAGAGTTTTTAAACTTAAAGGAGATCCTGCATTTCTGCTTACAGATGTTGTTAAAAGTTATAAAGCTAAAGATAAGTACACATTTGAAGTTAAACTAAATTATCCTTTCTCTCCTTTTCTTTCTGTTACCGCTTTTACTGTTGCTTATCCAGTTCCTTCAGTTTTTCCTGAAAACTCTTTCTTTAAGGGAGATAAATATCCTGCTTCTGGGCCTTTAATGATAAAGAAGATTAAAAGAGACAGGTATATTTACCTTACAAAAAATCCGAAATATTTTGATTACAAAGACGTAAAAGCAAAAAAGATTCTTATAAGACAGTATCAGAATGCACAAACTATACGTCTTGCACTTGAGAAAGGTGATATTGATATGTCCGGTTCTTTAACAACTCTTGATATAAAAGACTTTATGACAAATCCAGAGCTTAAGGAGAAGTTTAACGTTTATGTATCTCCAAGTTTTGTTATCTCCTACATCGTGTTTAATACAAAGAAAAAACCGTTTGATAATCCGAAGGTGAGAAAAGCTATAGCTTATCTTATCAATAGAGATGAGATAAGAAAATTTGCCTACAACAATATATTAAGAGAAGACCTTTACTCTCTTATTCCTAAAAATATGTGGGGTTATAGACCCGTTTTTAACAAAAAACCGGATGTTCAAAAGGCTCTAAAACTTCTTGCAGAAGCCGGATACACTAAAGAACATCCTTTGAAAATAAACTACTGGTATCCTGCAGGACACTACGGAACCGATGTAGAGAAGGAAGCTCAGATAATAAAATCTCAGCTTGAGAAAACAGGTGTTATAAAGGTAACTATAAAAACGACAGAATGGCCTACATATCTTGATTATATGACAAAAGGTATTCTCGGTATGTTCCGTCTTGGTTGGGCTCCAGATTATATAGATCCTGATGATTATATTTATCCATTCCTTCACTCAAAGGCTGATGCTTCCCTTGGCTCTTTCTATAAAAATCCTGAAGTTGACAAGCTTATAGAAAAGGCTCGTTCTGAAAGTGATAAGAAGAAAAGAGAAGAGCTTTACGCAAAAATTCAAGAGTATCTCTGGAAAGATGCTCCTTACATTCCGCTCCATCAGACAGAATCAGCTATTGTTGCCAATAAAAAAGTAAAAGGTGTGACAAACGATCCTATATACCCAAGATACTATCTTCTTCATAAATAA
- a CDS encoding HyaD/HybD family hydrogenase maturation endopeptidase encodes MEKIGIMGVGNILLGDEGFGVHFIERLRKKYEFPENVELIDGGTAGIFLSPLIDYIKKMIIIDVVAVDAEPGSIFVYDKEDFFIDRLPVKLSPHQIGLQEVLFLNDMKGSAPEYLKLIGIVPKSLDAKTELSPELESKMDEVEKLVLEELKKLGVEPIPKKEIDGEKMWWEKKKEV; translated from the coding sequence ATGGAAAAGATTGGAATTATGGGTGTTGGTAATATTCTTCTTGGGGATGAGGGGTTTGGTGTTCATTTTATAGAGAGGTTAAGAAAAAAGTACGAGTTTCCTGAAAATGTTGAGCTTATAGATGGGGGAACTGCAGGGATATTTCTATCTCCACTTATAGACTACATTAAAAAGATGATAATCATTGATGTTGTTGCTGTTGATGCTGAGCCGGGTTCTATATTTGTTTATGATAAAGAGGATTTTTTTATAGATAGATTACCTGTAAAACTTTCTCCGCACCAGATAGGACTTCAGGAAGTTTTATTTCTAAACGATATGAAAGGTTCAGCACCGGAATATTTAAAACTTATCGGTATTGTTCCAAAGTCTCTTGATGCAAAAACTGAACTTTCTCCAGAGCTTGAAAGTAAAATGGATGAGGTGGAGAAGCTTGTTCTTGAAGAGCTTAAAAAGTTAGGTGTTGAACCGATACCTAAAAAAGAAATTGATGGTGAAAAGATGTGGTGGGAGAAAAAGAAGGAGGTTTAA
- a CDS encoding lytic transglycosylase domain-containing protein produces MRKFAVIILMLFSFSIPSFAVSVKEVKAFDSLKGSSSIEPFFDFLRKYPDSPFKKAVVEILISKLYEKKRYDAIVNLHPDRIDIDVDDFFLLKYADALKFTGSIEKAKKVYLSIFSRSNRYDEEVIVKNAGDTAFLFENSTIVRKKVWYALRNRNFEIAAFYLDKLPLNDKYYTYLKGVLHYKKGNRKKARFFFEASDVPESKFYLLLLEKNPFKKVELLRELLLSDAKDSFKRLGARIVLNNLITSNLPLCRKAINVVKNYDLEIYREFLARYYINTGDFNSAIAVLKKMDTPYSYGLLFVLNKYLKKNMKIKVSFVPDFYQFATGDLKKIKFKEPSVLMINDEGLRFIIESKKFYLLDFIDGSKVDSYDLAIALYLGKRYRRAIKFAAVSDRDKPEIRRVLYPTPEIFGGDIISLSIARQESLFEPGAFSRSGAIGYMQIMPSTGKHIASLLNDDFDVANLYDEKVNVNYGTFYIKRLIRRFGSFPIAAAAYNAGPGRVNRWLKIYGKPKNGEELVLFVDTFIPFDETRNYVKKVIVNCFYYSAILGSSSSICRIQ; encoded by the coding sequence ATGCGAAAATTTGCCGTTATTATACTTATGCTTTTTTCCTTTTCAATTCCATCCTTTGCTGTTTCTGTGAAAGAAGTAAAGGCTTTTGATTCTCTGAAAGGTTCTAGCAGTATAGAGCCTTTTTTTGATTTTCTCCGTAAATATCCCGATTCTCCTTTTAAAAAAGCAGTTGTAGAGATTTTAATTTCAAAACTTTATGAGAAAAAAAGATACGATGCCATTGTGAATCTACATCCTGATAGGATAGATATAGATGTGGATGATTTCTTCCTTTTAAAATATGCTGATGCTTTAAAATTTACAGGAAGTATAGAGAAAGCAAAAAAAGTTTATCTTAGTATTTTTTCCCGTTCAAATCGGTATGATGAGGAAGTAATAGTTAAAAATGCTGGTGATACAGCATTTCTATTTGAAAACAGCACTATTGTAAGGAAAAAGGTTTGGTATGCGTTAAGGAACAGAAATTTTGAGATAGCTGCTTTTTACCTTGATAAACTGCCTTTAAATGATAAATACTACACCTATCTTAAAGGTGTTCTACACTATAAAAAAGGAAATCGCAAAAAAGCTCGTTTTTTCTTTGAAGCATCGGATGTTCCTGAAAGTAAATTTTATCTCCTGCTTCTTGAGAAAAATCCTTTTAAAAAAGTAGAACTTCTTAGAGAGTTACTTCTTTCTGATGCAAAGGATAGCTTCAAAAGATTAGGTGCAAGAATTGTTCTGAACAATCTTATAACTTCAAACCTTCCTCTGTGTCGAAAAGCTATTAATGTGGTAAAAAACTATGATCTGGAAATTTACAGAGAGTTTCTTGCAAGATATTACATAAACACCGGGGATTTTAACAGTGCAATAGCTGTTTTGAAAAAGATGGACACTCCTTACAGTTACGGTTTGCTTTTTGTTCTTAATAAGTATTTGAAAAAAAACATGAAAATTAAAGTTTCCTTCGTTCCTGATTTTTATCAATTTGCAACCGGTGATCTTAAAAAGATAAAGTTTAAGGAACCTTCAGTTTTAATGATTAATGATGAGGGACTCAGGTTTATTATTGAGAGTAAGAAATTCTATCTTCTTGATTTTATAGATGGTAGCAAGGTGGATAGTTACGACTTAGCCATCGCTCTTTATTTAGGGAAAAGATACAGAAGAGCCATAAAATTTGCGGCTGTCTCTGACAGGGATAAGCCGGAGATAAGAAGAGTCTTATATCCAACACCTGAGATATTTGGCGGAGATATCATTTCTTTATCAATCGCAAGGCAGGAGAGCCTTTTTGAACCGGGTGCCTTCTCCCGAAGCGGAGCAATAGGATATATGCAGATAATGCCATCAACTGGAAAGCACATTGCTTCTCTTTTAAATGATGATTTTGATGTTGCCAATCTTTACGATGAAAAAGTGAATGTAAATTATGGGACTTTTTATATTAAGCGATTGATTCGCAGGTTTGGTTCTTTCCCGATTGCAGCTGCTGCCTATAACGCGGGACCAGGAAGAGTAAATAGGTGGCTTAAGATTTATGGAAAACCAAAAAACGGTGAAGAACTGGTTCTTTTTGTGGATACTTTTATACCTTTTGATGAAACGAGAAATTATGTAAAAAAAGTTATTGTGAACTGTTTCTATTATTCTGCTATTTTGGGGTCCTCTTCATCTATTTGTAGGATTCAATGA
- the tgt gene encoding tRNA guanosine(34) transglycosylase Tgt: MLKFEIIETDGNARTGILKGTHGLTETPCFMPVATAGAVKGVRWEEIKESGYSLVLSNIYHLYLRPGIELIEKMGGLHRFINWNGLILTDSGGFQVFSLGDLMKLTEEGVYFRSHIDGSKHFFSPELVVEFEEKIGVDIGMVLDECTPYPATKEYALHSLERTYRWAKRSVEARSTDKTAIFGIVQGGVYDDLRLKSAKLTAELPFEGIAIGGLSVGEPKEDMYRITSLIAPKLPFEKPRYLMGVGKPEDIVVAVEHGVDMFDCVMPTRNARNGTLFTWNGKLNIKSAKYKEDEKPIDETCDCYTCKNFSRAYLRHLFAAKEINALILNSIHNLHFYSKLMEKIRKAIKEKRFKEFKQEFFSKYKVDEESPYYLT, translated from the coding sequence ATGTTAAAGTTTGAAATAATTGAAACTGACGGAAATGCAAGAACCGGTATCCTGAAGGGAACTCACGGACTTACAGAAACCCCATGTTTTATGCCTGTAGCCACAGCAGGAGCAGTAAAAGGGGTAAGATGGGAAGAGATTAAAGAATCAGGCTATTCCCTTGTTCTTTCAAACATCTACCATCTCTATCTGAGACCCGGCATTGAGCTCATTGAAAAGATGGGTGGCCTTCACAGGTTTATAAACTGGAACGGACTTATTCTTACAGACAGTGGAGGTTTTCAGGTTTTCAGCCTCGGAGATTTAATGAAACTCACAGAAGAGGGAGTTTATTTTCGCTCCCACATAGACGGGTCAAAACACTTTTTCTCTCCTGAACTTGTTGTTGAATTTGAAGAAAAAATAGGTGTTGATATAGGTATGGTTCTTGACGAATGCACGCCCTATCCTGCCACAAAAGAGTATGCCCTTCACTCCCTTGAAAGAACATACAGATGGGCGAAAAGAAGTGTAGAAGCAAGAAGCACCGATAAAACAGCAATTTTCGGAATCGTTCAGGGAGGAGTTTACGATGATTTAAGATTAAAAAGTGCAAAACTCACTGCAGAACTTCCTTTTGAAGGAATTGCAATTGGAGGATTAAGTGTCGGAGAACCAAAAGAGGACATGTATAGAATCACCTCTCTTATAGCTCCCAAACTGCCCTTTGAAAAACCAAGATATTTAATGGGAGTCGGGAAACCAGAAGATATTGTTGTAGCAGTAGAACATGGAGTAGATATGTTTGACTGTGTTATGCCTACAAGAAACGCACGAAACGGGACACTTTTTACATGGAACGGAAAATTGAATATAAAGAGTGCAAAGTATAAAGAAGATGAAAAGCCTATAGATGAAACCTGCGACTGCTATACCTGTAAAAACTTCTCCCGTGCATATCTGAGACATCTTTTTGCAGCGAAAGAGATAAACGCCCTGATTTTAAATTCAATACACAATCTCCACTTTTACAGCAAACTTATGGAGAAAATTAGAAAAGCTATAAAAGAAAAAAGGTTTAAAGAGTTCAAACAGGAGTTTTTCTCAAAATATAAAGTTGATGAAGAAAGCCCTTACTATCTAACATGA
- the hypB gene encoding hydrogenase nickel incorporation protein HypB encodes MCDVCGCGTDSHNHNHEHTHESVKTVKLEESLLKENDRIAQENRKHFDDKNLLAVNLISSPGSGKTTLLEKTIEMLKGKYTIGVLEGDIETERDAERVRAKGAYAVQLTTGGACHLEAPLVHKGFHALEHQLKEGEELDVLFIENVGNLVCPTSFDLGEHLRVVLVSVPEGPDKPAKYPKAFRTADVFIISKIDLLPYFDFDVEKVKKEALSLNPKLKIFTISTVTGEGMEEWIKYLEELIRNKKGT; translated from the coding sequence ATGTGTGATGTTTGTGGATGTGGAACAGATTCACATAACCATAATCATGAGCACACTCATGAGAGTGTTAAAACTGTGAAACTTGAAGAGAGTCTTTTAAAAGAGAATGACAGGATTGCTCAGGAGAACAGGAAGCATTTTGATGATAAAAATCTTTTGGCTGTAAACCTTATAAGTTCTCCCGGTTCTGGAAAGACAACGCTTCTTGAGAAAACGATAGAAATGCTGAAAGGTAAATATACAATAGGTGTGCTTGAAGGAGACATAGAGACAGAGAGAGATGCTGAAAGGGTAAGGGCAAAGGGTGCTTACGCTGTTCAGCTTACAACAGGTGGTGCGTGCCATCTTGAAGCTCCGCTTGTTCATAAAGGGTTTCATGCTCTTGAACATCAGCTTAAAGAGGGAGAAGAGCTTGATGTTCTTTTTATAGAAAATGTAGGAAATCTTGTTTGTCCTACTTCTTTTGACCTTGGAGAGCATTTAAGGGTTGTTCTTGTTTCTGTGCCAGAAGGTCCTGATAAACCTGCGAAGTATCCGAAAGCGTTTAGGACGGCTGATGTTTTTATAATTTCAAAGATAGATCTTCTTCCCTACTTTGATTTTGATGTTGAGAAAGTTAAGAAGGAAGCTCTTTCTCTTAATCCAAAACTTAAGATTTTTACCATCTCAACGGTTACAGGTGAAGGGATGGAGGAGTGGATTAAGTATCTTGAGGAGCTTATAAGGAATAAAAAAGGTACCTAA
- the cybH gene encoding Ni/Fe-hydrogenase, b-type cytochrome subunit has product MAGHGKDYEKVYVWSVLLRVYHWVFALSIFVLIATGLYINWPWTNTWMEGSHQWTMAIMRYIHYVAGMLFTMAVIARIYLWFFGNKYEKVWDFAPITPRNIKNMITTAFYYAYLTDSHEHRTGHNAMAGMSYVMTILLAVVQFITGFYLLYPESSFFVSLGSIFGTQQTARFIHHILNWYFAIFAAVHIYIASWNDIRSPEGLISSIFSGYKFFPKDHH; this is encoded by the coding sequence ATGGCAGGTCATGGAAAAGATTATGAAAAAGTTTATGTGTGGAGTGTTCTTTTAAGGGTTTACCACTGGGTGTTTGCACTTTCTATATTTGTGTTAATTGCTACCGGGCTTTACATTAACTGGCCCTGGACAAATACATGGATGGAAGGAAGCCACCAGTGGACTATGGCTATTATGAGATATATCCACTACGTTGCCGGTATGCTTTTTACAATGGCTGTGATTGCCAGAATATATCTCTGGTTCTTTGGTAATAAATATGAGAAAGTGTGGGACTTTGCTCCTATAACACCAAGAAATATAAAAAATATGATAACAACAGCTTTTTACTATGCTTACCTTACAGATAGCCACGAGCACAGAACCGGTCACAACGCGATGGCGGGAATGTCATACGTTATGACAATCCTTCTTGCAGTTGTTCAGTTTATTACCGGCTTCTATCTCCTCTATCCTGAAAGTAGTTTCTTTGTTAGTCTTGGTTCCATCTTCGGGACTCAGCAAACTGCAAGATTTATTCACCACATTCTTAACTGGTACTTTGCTATCTTTGCCGCTGTTCACATCTATATCGCTTCCTGGAACGATATAAGAAGTCCTGAAGGGTTAATATCTTCTATTTTCTCAGGTTACAAGTTTTTCCCAAAAGACCATCACTAA
- a CDS encoding glycerophosphodiester phosphodiesterase, producing the protein MKVVAHRGASFYAPENTFAAFFLAVSQGADGIEMDVHITKDGEVVVIHDKTTERVGDRYFEVSEISWNELKKVDVGSYFGKEFKGEKIPLLKDVIRKFKNVELYVEIKSGMETVEPVVSLLRKVNGENIILFSFNYDLVKEIKKRLKDVRVLFIAEYGYNVSEDSFVYDYLIELVKSAGLDGISTCSSLSHGRKLSEKLNNEDFIWNVWTVDNPYLAVQFKKLGVSSLTTNRPDWILSHVR; encoded by the coding sequence TTGAAAGTAGTTGCTCACAGGGGAGCTTCCTTTTACGCACCTGAAAATACATTTGCTGCTTTTTTTCTTGCTGTTTCTCAGGGTGCTGATGGTATAGAGATGGATGTTCATATAACAAAGGATGGGGAAGTTGTTGTTATTCACGATAAAACTACTGAAAGGGTGGGAGATAGGTATTTTGAAGTTTCTGAAATTAGCTGGAACGAACTTAAAAAGGTTGATGTTGGTTCTTACTTTGGAAAGGAGTTTAAAGGGGAGAAAATTCCTCTTTTGAAAGATGTTATAAGAAAGTTTAAGAATGTTGAACTTTATGTTGAGATAAAGTCAGGTATGGAAACTGTAGAACCTGTTGTTTCTCTTTTGAGAAAAGTTAATGGTGAAAACATTATTCTTTTTAGTTTTAACTATGATCTTGTTAAAGAGATTAAAAAGCGATTAAAAGATGTAAGAGTCCTTTTTATAGCAGAGTATGGGTATAACGTTTCAGAAGATTCTTTTGTGTACGATTATTTAATAGAACTTGTGAAAAGTGCCGGGCTTGATGGAATTTCAACCTGCTCATCCCTTTCTCACGGAAGAAAGCTTTCGGAGAAATTAAATAATGAAGATTTTATCTGGAATGTTTGGACGGTTGACAATCCCTATCTTGCCGTTCAGTTTAAAAAACTTGGAGTATCCTCTTTAACAACAAACCGTCCAGACTGGATTCTTTCTCATGTTAGATAG
- a CDS encoding hydrogenase small subunit — protein MDRNMFTGGLPGTISRRGFLRACAIATAAMGLPMEMVTKVAEAAESPERPRVVWLHFQECTGCSESILRASHPDLATLILDLIDLQYHETLMVGAGHQAEAAFEKAIEEPGYVLVVEGSIPTGEYEDFCMIGGHSAEHNLKKAAKNAAIIINIGTCSAWGGIPAARPNPTKAVATGDIIKDKPIINIGGCPPNPHNFLSAVLYYLTFKKVPPTDIYGRPLFAYGRRIHDHCERRPHFDEGRYAEQFGDVGHRLGYCLYKVGCKAPETFGNCSIIRFNDVEVWPVSVGNGCYGCTEPNFWDTMSPFHERLPGVPLPVNGGTIANATDIGKKALGITAAALAIHAGIGVAKSLAKGKKKEEE, from the coding sequence ATGGACAGAAACATGTTCACGGGGGGATTACCGGGAACAATCTCCCGTCGTGGTTTTTTACGTGCTTGTGCTATAGCTACAGCTGCTATGGGACTTCCTATGGAAATGGTTACAAAAGTTGCTGAGGCAGCGGAAAGCCCTGAAAGACCAAGAGTTGTATGGCTTCATTTTCAGGAGTGTACAGGATGTTCAGAGTCTATCTTAAGGGCTTCCCATCCTGACCTTGCAACTTTGATTCTTGACCTTATTGACCTTCAGTATCATGAAACTTTGATGGTTGGTGCTGGACATCAGGCTGAAGCTGCTTTTGAAAAGGCGATAGAAGAGCCTGGTTATGTTCTTGTTGTTGAAGGTTCAATTCCAACAGGTGAGTATGAAGACTTCTGTATGATAGGTGGTCATTCTGCAGAGCATAACCTTAAGAAAGCTGCGAAGAATGCAGCTATTATCATCAACATTGGAACATGTTCTGCATGGGGAGGTATTCCAGCTGCAAGACCAAACCCAACAAAAGCTGTCGCTACAGGTGATATTATCAAGGATAAGCCGATAATAAATATTGGTGGATGTCCTCCAAACCCACATAACTTTCTTTCTGCGGTTCTCTATTATCTTACATTTAAGAAAGTTCCTCCAACAGATATTTATGGAAGACCACTGTTTGCTTACGGAAGAAGAATTCATGACCATTGTGAAAGAAGACCTCACTTTGATGAAGGAAGATATGCTGAGCAGTTTGGCGATGTAGGTCACAGGCTTGGCTACTGTCTTTATAAAGTTGGGTGTAAAGCACCTGAAACCTTTGGTAACTGTTCTATTATAAGGTTTAATGATGTTGAAGTATGGCCTGTTTCTGTTGGTAATGGTTGTTACGGATGTACAGAACCAAACTTCTGGGATACTATGAGTCCATTCCATGAAAGACTTCCAGGTGTTCCGCTTCCAGTAAACGGTGGAACAATTGCAAATGCTACCGATATTGGCAAGAAAGCTCTTGGAATTACAGCTGCAGCTCTTGCAATTCACGCAGGTATCGGTGTAGCTAAAAGTCTTGCTAAAGGCAAAAAGAAAGAGGAAGAATAA